A part of Phoenix dactylifera cultivar Barhee BC4 chromosome 2, palm_55x_up_171113_PBpolish2nd_filt_p, whole genome shotgun sequence genomic DNA contains:
- the LOC108511091 gene encoding protein IQ-DOMAIN 31-like, with amino-acid sequence MGRSSTISCFNVMICSGDSASDGDPASVENKASLDKGRWSFRKRSSRHLVQSNSVISEPSLNTKIAETMTNDFHSEKESTVPENPTILGETNEKFPLSVAVDSEVADTVVSSVPESPPRLEHTNETPPSPDVIDLEVSDSLPAAEVRTAIDNNFQEDAVIVIQAAIRGYLAQKELEKWKNVVKLQAAVRGHLVRRQAVGTLRCVQAIIKMQALAQARHVHQLEEKFAAEGKLDEKLQVNGGMKSDIAYTSIDKLLSNAFARLLLESRPRIKPIHVSCETLSSDSAWTWLERWMTVMSSEIGQQQEFNLDKDYQGQKPKTNLAASEIVNVVPDSVASISSDSKSSPCESANPMEGVGDLIKKNSGEYEIHISVSIPHQSNSSVAIDDQEQSPYESETSGMIEENSESAAPIEGEVDLICENSAEYQKNVPISIPNHEMSSVVKNGQEQFQFEGETSGEIEENTKIGRVEETLDSIASQVPVKSDATSLSLLGNNSAKPGFDMENLKCTIERATCESPDTEGKKCALRSRRASSPAFASVQSKFEELSAVSSVSRSVTSVNRGSGVQSKLVHPKVDSLMKTKELSMMENSISHCQVKNSALECGTEISVSSPFDLLEGAEVDGKGNILAIGAVDEGNHNLTDGADSALNHENINSETKFHHSESDVLQPQELKGSDNNLSGTVNAVDSVQEHQLPAESATSSVQIQVQNLKHTQVCSSSPEVSSRSHATDSDQHKTPSRQISAKTRTAKAGNNIHAQKQRSQLACKNSPSIQKNDSGTRKSTEYLPKDAKNAKGHNTFGMAKPDNIDHESRDSSSISLPRYMQATESARAKFHDSVSLKSSSDVRDKDDHMKKRHSLPTGDVKDSSPPDADVNTANTTKSEEEQHPFSSGVC; translated from the exons ATGGGGAGATCTTCCACGATCTCGTGCTTCAATGTTATGATCTGCAGCGGCGATTCAGCGAGCGACGGCGATCCCGCATCGGTGGAG AACAAAGCATCATTAGATAAAGGGAGGTGGAGTTTCCGGAAGAGATCCTCTAGACATCTAGTGCAAAGCAATTCTGTGATCTCAGAACCCAGTCTTAACACGAAAATAGCAGAAACCATGACCAATGACTTTCATTCTGAAAAGGAATCAACTGTTCCAGAAAACCCAACAATACTAGGGGAGACAAATGAAAAATTCCCATTATCGGTTGCAGTTGATTCAGAAGTAGCTGATACAGTAGTTTCATCTGTTCCAGAAAGCCCCCCCAGGCTAGAACATACAAATGAAACACCTCCATCACCAGATGTAATTGATTTAGAAGTTTCTGATTCACTGCCTGCTGCTGAAGTTAGAACCGCCATTGATAATAATTTCCAGGAAGATGCTGTTATTGTCATCCAGGCTGCAATCAGGGGATACTTG GCtcaaaaagaacttgaaaaatggaAGAATGTTGTCAAGTTGCAAGCTGCTGTACGTGGTCATCTTGTCAGGAGACAAGCTGTGGGAACTTTGCGATGCGTACAAGCCATCATCAAAATGCAAGCACTTGCACAGGCACGCCATGTACATCAACTAGAGGAGAAGTTTGCTGCAGAAGGGAAGCTTGATGAGAAACTCCAG GTTAATGGTGGCATGAAATcagatatagcatatacttCAATTGATAAATTGCTTTCCAATGCTTTCGCTCGTCTG CTTTTGGAGTCGAGGCCTAGGATCAAACCCATTCATGTGAGTTGTGAGACTCTGAGTTCTGATTCAGCATGGACATGGTTGGAGAGGTGGATGACTGTGATGTCTTCAGAAATAGGGCAGCAGCAGGAGTTTAATTTAGATAAAGATTATCAGGGACAGAAGCCAAAGACTAACCTTGCCGCTTCTGAAATAGTAAATGTGGTTCCTGATTCTGTTGCCTCTATATCATCAGATTCAAAGTCATCTCCCTGTGAATCAGCAAACCCAATGGAAGGTGTAGGggatttaataaagaaaaattctggTGAATATGAAATTCATATTTCTGTATCTATTCCTCATCAAAGCAACAGCTCTGTAGCAATAGATGACCAAGAGCAGTCTCCTTATGAGAGTGAGACATCAGGCATGATAGAAGAGAATAGTGAATCAGCAGCCCCAATTGAAGGTGAAGTAGATTTAATATGTGAAAATTCTGCTGAATATCAAAAAAATGTTCCTATATCAATTCCAAATCACGAAATGAGTTCTGTAGTGAAAAATGGCCAAGAGCAGTTCCAGTTCGAGGGTGAGACTTCAGGCGAGATAGAAGAGAATACGAAAATTGGGAGAGTTGAGGAGACACTTGATTCTATCGCGAGTCAAGTACCAGTGAAATCAGATGCAACTTCACTGTCCTTACTTGGTAATAATTCTGCCAAGCCTGGATTTGACATGGAAAACCTGAAGTGTACTATTGAAAGGGCAACTTGTGAATCACCGGATACCGAAGGAAAAAAGTGTGCATTAAGGTCAAGAAGGGCATCAAGTCCGGCATTTGCTTCTGTACAATCAAAATTTGAGGAACTAAGCGCAGTTTCTAGTGTGAGTAGGTCTGTCACTTCTGTTAATCGTGGTTCTGGAGTTCAGTCTAAACTAGTTCATCCTAAAGTTGATTCTTTGATGAAGACTAAGGAGCTTAGCATGATGGAGAACTCAATATCTCACTGTCAAGTTAAGAATTCTGCTTTAGAATGTGGCACTGAGATATCTGTCTCTTCTCCATTTGACTTGCTAGAAGGAGCTGAAGTTGATGGCAAGGGTAATATACTTGCAATTGGAGCTGTTGATGAAGGAAACCATAATTTGACTGATGGTGCTGATAGTGCATTAAATCATGAAAATATCAATTCTGAAACAAAATTCCATCATTCTGAGTCAGATGTGCTACAGCCACAAGAACTTAAGGGAAGTGACAACAATTTGTCCGGTACTGTTAATGCAGTTGATTCAGTGCAGGAGCATCAACTGCCAGCAGAGTCAGCAACATCAAGTGTTCAGATTCAAGTTCAAAATCTAAAACATACACAAGTTTGTAGTTCATCCCCAGAGGTTTCTTCCAGAAGCCATGCAACTGATTCAGATCAACACAAGACACCATCAAGACAGATCTCAGCAAAAACTAGAACAGCCAAGGCAGGAAACAACATCCACGCTCAAAAGCAGAGATCTCAATTGGCATGCAAGAACTCaccatcaattcaaaagaatgaCTCAGGTACAAGAAAAAGCACGGAATATCTGCCAAAGGATGCAAAGAATGCCAAAGGACACAACACATTTGGGATGGCTAAACCTGATAACATTGATCATGAGTCCAGGGACAGCAGCAGCATTTCCCTTCCAAGATATATGCAAGCCACTGAATCTGCAAGGGCTAAGTTTCATGATAGTGTTTCTCTGAAATCAAGCTCAGATGTCCGAGACAAAGATGACCACATGAAGAAGAGACACTCCCTTCCTACTGGGGATGTGAAGGACTCATCCCCCCCAGATGCAGATGTCAACACCGCAAACACAACAAAATCTGAAGAGGAACAGCACCCATTCTCCTCAGGAGTCTGCTG A
- the LOC103701488 gene encoding tRNA-dihydrouridine(47) synthase [NAD(P)(+)]-like isoform X2, protein MQPMTTSTRRRTLLRTSSKRKSPGASSRESGNSQEQKSALHICPEVAKSGNVDACRYNNNCRFSHDLDGFFAQKPADLEGSCPFLSVGEPCPYGITCRFSGTHNKPVESQNPPEKSFEINSLKKDLQKLLWKNKVSFPKANAQLKLLGLAGGNKTKAMPDVNQVEIHSESLNGPDNLHLDDDNGVLCSSANEAEPALITCTEKDCLEDASVIDPSRPLKKAKSSVDEGRCLADNNSGTYHMDKDFKGINAQNGPQEISTDSLCSSKVDLSLKPHPRERKLIDFRGKLYLAPLTTVGNLPFRRICKALGADITCGEMAMCTNLLQGHASEWALLRRHSSEDVFGVQICGAYPDTIARAVELIDRECLVDFIDINMGCPIDIVVNKGAGSCLLTKPMRMKSVIQAASCTINIPLTIKVRTGYFEGRNRIDSLISDISDWGASALTIHGRSRQQRYSKLADWDYIYQCARKAPDALQVLGNGDIFSYLDWNKHSADCPELSSCMIARGALIKPWLLTEIKEQRHWDISSEERFNILKDFVRFGLEHWGSDMKGVETTRHFLLEWLSYTCRYIPVGLLDVIPQRVNWRPPCYHGRNDLETMMASDSAADWIRISEMLLGKVPEGFTFAPKHKSNAYDRAENG, encoded by the exons ATGCAGCCGATGACGACgtcaacaagaagaagaacgcTCCTTCGAACGTCGTCAAAGAGAAAAAGTCCAGGCGCCAGCTCAAGAGAGAGCGGCAACAG CCAGGAACAAAAGTCTGCACTGCATATTTGTCCGGAAGTAGCAAAAAGTGGAAATGTTGATGCATGTCGTTACAATAATAATTGCCGTTTCAGTCATGATTTGGATGGATTCTTTGCTCAG AAACCAGCTGACCTAGAGGGGAGTTGTCCATTCCTCAGTGTTGGAGAGCCATGTCCTTATGGAATAACCTGTCGTTTTTCAGGCACACACAACAAACCTGTAGAATCCCAGAATCCTCCTGAGAAAAGCTTTGAAATCAATAGTCTAAAAAAAGATTTGCAGAAGCTTTTGTGGAAGAATAAAGTTAGTTTTCCAAAGGCGAATGCCCAGCTCAAACTTCTTGGCTTAGCG GGGGGTAACAAAACAAAGGCAATGCCAGATGTCAATCAGGTGGAAATCCATTCAGAGTCTCTAAATGGGCCGGATAATCTTCACTTGGATGATGACAATGGGGTTCTTTGCAGCTCAGCCAATGAAGCAGAGCCTGCTCTAATAACATGCACAGAAAAGGACTGTTTAGAGGATGCATCTGTCATTGACCCCTCAAGACCTTTGAAGAAGGCAAAGAGTTCAGTTGATGAGGGACGCTGCTTAGCTGATAACAATAGTG GCACATATCACATGGACAAAGATTTTAAAGGAATTAATGCACAAAATGGACCACAAGAGATCTCAACTGATAGCTTATGTTCATCTAAAGTTGATTTAAGTTTGAAACCGCATCCACGGGAAAGGAAGCTTATTGATTTCAGAGGAAAGCTGTACCTGGCTCCCTTGACTACAGTTGGGAATCTTCCTTTTAGAAGGATTTGCAAAGCCTTAGGTGCTGATATTACTTGTGGAGAAATGGCTATGTGTACTAATCTTTTGCAG GGACATGCTTCAGAATGGGCATTGCTGAGGCGACATTCATCAGAGGATGTATTTGGTGTACAAATATGTGGGGCTTATCCTGATACCATAGCACGTGCTGTTGAGCTTATAGATCGTGAATGTTTAGTTGATTTTATTGACATTAACATGGGGTGCCCAATTGACATTGTGGTTAACAAGGGGGCTGGATCTTGTCTGCTTACAAAACCCATGAGGATGAAGAGCGTTATTCAAGCAGCTTCTTGTACCATCAACATACCATTAACTATTAAG GTGCGTACAGGTTATTTCGAAGGGAGAAATCGCATTGATTCTCTAATCTCAGATATTAGCGACTGGGGAGCCAGTGCATTGACCATCCATGGCCGATCACGACAGCAACGCTATAGCAAGCTTGCTGATTGGGATTATATCTACCAATGTGCAAGAAAAGCCCCTGACGCTTTGCAAGTTCTAGGAAATGGTGATATCTTCTCATATTTGGACTGGAACAAGCACTCTGCTGATTGCCCTGAGCTTTCTAGTTGCATGATCGCTCGAGGTGCCTTAATAAAG CCTTGGTTACTTACTGAAATCAAGGAACAAAGACATTGGGACATTAGCTCTGAGGAGCGATTCAATATTCTCAAAGATTTTGTACGTTTTGGCCTAGAACACTGGGGTTCTGATATGAAAG GTGTAGAGACAACTCGCCATTTTCTGTTAGAATGGCTGAGCTACACGTGCCGCTATATTCCAGTCGGTCTGTTGGATGTCATTCCGCAACGGGTAAATTGGAGACCCCCCTGCTATCATGGTCGCAATGATCTTGAGACCATGATGGCCTCTGATTCAGCTGCTGACTGG ATCCGTATCTCTGAAATGCTGCTTGGCAAGGTTCCAGAAGGCTTTACTTTTGCTCCGAAACATAAATCTAACGCTTATGATCGGGCAGAAAATGGCTAA
- the LOC103701488 gene encoding tRNA-dihydrouridine(47) synthase [NAD(P)(+)]-like isoform X1, which translates to MDVAALAEEKAAKPDEGRSAPLEGPPPPPPKPDGAHPRPEDLVAKAIAPVKVEYLRAPPSRSRSTPEAGDAADDDVNKKKNAPSNVVKEKKSRRQLKRERQQEQKSALHICPEVAKSGNVDACRYNNNCRFSHDLDGFFAQKPADLEGSCPFLSVGEPCPYGITCRFSGTHNKPVESQNPPEKSFEINSLKKDLQKLLWKNKVSFPKANAQLKLLGLAGGNKTKAMPDVNQVEIHSESLNGPDNLHLDDDNGVLCSSANEAEPALITCTEKDCLEDASVIDPSRPLKKAKSSVDEGRCLADNNSGTYHMDKDFKGINAQNGPQEISTDSLCSSKVDLSLKPHPRERKLIDFRGKLYLAPLTTVGNLPFRRICKALGADITCGEMAMCTNLLQGHASEWALLRRHSSEDVFGVQICGAYPDTIARAVELIDRECLVDFIDINMGCPIDIVVNKGAGSCLLTKPMRMKSVIQAASCTINIPLTIKVRTGYFEGRNRIDSLISDISDWGASALTIHGRSRQQRYSKLADWDYIYQCARKAPDALQVLGNGDIFSYLDWNKHSADCPELSSCMIARGALIKPWLLTEIKEQRHWDISSEERFNILKDFVRFGLEHWGSDMKGVETTRHFLLEWLSYTCRYIPVGLLDVIPQRVNWRPPCYHGRNDLETMMASDSAADWIRISEMLLGKVPEGFTFAPKHKSNAYDRAENG; encoded by the exons ATGGACGTCGCCGCGCTCGCCGAGGAAAAGGCAGCGAAGCCGGACGAGGGCCGCAGCGCTCCACTGGAaggccctcctcctcctccaccgaaGCCTGACGGCGCCCACCCGAGGCCGGAGGATCTGGTGGCCAAAGCGATAGCGCCGGTGAAGGTTGAGTACCTCCGCGCCCCGCCCTCCAGGTCCCGCTCGACCCCCGAGGCAGGCGATGCAGCCGATGACGACgtcaacaagaagaagaacgcTCCTTCGAACGTCGTCAAAGAGAAAAAGTCCAGGCGCCAGCTCAAGAGAGAGCGGCAACAG GAACAAAAGTCTGCACTGCATATTTGTCCGGAAGTAGCAAAAAGTGGAAATGTTGATGCATGTCGTTACAATAATAATTGCCGTTTCAGTCATGATTTGGATGGATTCTTTGCTCAG AAACCAGCTGACCTAGAGGGGAGTTGTCCATTCCTCAGTGTTGGAGAGCCATGTCCTTATGGAATAACCTGTCGTTTTTCAGGCACACACAACAAACCTGTAGAATCCCAGAATCCTCCTGAGAAAAGCTTTGAAATCAATAGTCTAAAAAAAGATTTGCAGAAGCTTTTGTGGAAGAATAAAGTTAGTTTTCCAAAGGCGAATGCCCAGCTCAAACTTCTTGGCTTAGCG GGGGGTAACAAAACAAAGGCAATGCCAGATGTCAATCAGGTGGAAATCCATTCAGAGTCTCTAAATGGGCCGGATAATCTTCACTTGGATGATGACAATGGGGTTCTTTGCAGCTCAGCCAATGAAGCAGAGCCTGCTCTAATAACATGCACAGAAAAGGACTGTTTAGAGGATGCATCTGTCATTGACCCCTCAAGACCTTTGAAGAAGGCAAAGAGTTCAGTTGATGAGGGACGCTGCTTAGCTGATAACAATAGTG GCACATATCACATGGACAAAGATTTTAAAGGAATTAATGCACAAAATGGACCACAAGAGATCTCAACTGATAGCTTATGTTCATCTAAAGTTGATTTAAGTTTGAAACCGCATCCACGGGAAAGGAAGCTTATTGATTTCAGAGGAAAGCTGTACCTGGCTCCCTTGACTACAGTTGGGAATCTTCCTTTTAGAAGGATTTGCAAAGCCTTAGGTGCTGATATTACTTGTGGAGAAATGGCTATGTGTACTAATCTTTTGCAG GGACATGCTTCAGAATGGGCATTGCTGAGGCGACATTCATCAGAGGATGTATTTGGTGTACAAATATGTGGGGCTTATCCTGATACCATAGCACGTGCTGTTGAGCTTATAGATCGTGAATGTTTAGTTGATTTTATTGACATTAACATGGGGTGCCCAATTGACATTGTGGTTAACAAGGGGGCTGGATCTTGTCTGCTTACAAAACCCATGAGGATGAAGAGCGTTATTCAAGCAGCTTCTTGTACCATCAACATACCATTAACTATTAAG GTGCGTACAGGTTATTTCGAAGGGAGAAATCGCATTGATTCTCTAATCTCAGATATTAGCGACTGGGGAGCCAGTGCATTGACCATCCATGGCCGATCACGACAGCAACGCTATAGCAAGCTTGCTGATTGGGATTATATCTACCAATGTGCAAGAAAAGCCCCTGACGCTTTGCAAGTTCTAGGAAATGGTGATATCTTCTCATATTTGGACTGGAACAAGCACTCTGCTGATTGCCCTGAGCTTTCTAGTTGCATGATCGCTCGAGGTGCCTTAATAAAG CCTTGGTTACTTACTGAAATCAAGGAACAAAGACATTGGGACATTAGCTCTGAGGAGCGATTCAATATTCTCAAAGATTTTGTACGTTTTGGCCTAGAACACTGGGGTTCTGATATGAAAG GTGTAGAGACAACTCGCCATTTTCTGTTAGAATGGCTGAGCTACACGTGCCGCTATATTCCAGTCGGTCTGTTGGATGTCATTCCGCAACGGGTAAATTGGAGACCCCCCTGCTATCATGGTCGCAATGATCTTGAGACCATGATGGCCTCTGATTCAGCTGCTGACTGG ATCCGTATCTCTGAAATGCTGCTTGGCAAGGTTCCAGAAGGCTTTACTTTTGCTCCGAAACATAAATCTAACGCTTATGATCGGGCAGAAAATGGCTAA